One Plasmodium cynomolgi strain B DNA, chromosome 12, whole genome shotgun sequence genomic region harbors:
- a CDS encoding KS1 protein precursor (putative), with protein MVSKKSNADEAVENVEESLDNVTGDKKNESLKKDKRKKKEQKNKENDIDKINDEEEEDEGNDEENLKKFGVDTSENDDDKEDDDDEDDDEDDDDDEDDDDDDDDDDDDDDDDDDDDDDDDDDDDDDDEEDDEEDDDEEDDEDDDDEEDDDDEDDDDDEDFEDMDDDDDEDDEDDDDDDEDEDEDDEDEDEEDMGGDSKKEGESHTKKDSDDEA; from the coding sequence atggttagcAAAAAAAGTAACGCAGATGAAGCTGTTGAAAACGTTGAGGAAAGTCTGGATAATGTAACTGGGGACAAGAAGAATGAATCtttgaaaaaggataaaagaaaaaaaaaagaacaaaagaacaaagaaaatgatatcgataaaattaatgacgaagaggaagaagatgaaggaaatgatgaggaaaatttaaaaaaattcggaGTCGACACGAGTGAAAATGACGATGATAAGGaggacgacgatgatgaggatgacgatgaagacgacgatgatgatgaggacgatgacgacgacgacgatgatgatgacgatgatgacgatgatgatgacgatgacgacgatgatgatgacgatgacgacgacGATGACGACGAGGAAGACGATGAGGAAGATGATGACGAGGAAGACGATGAGGACGATGATGACGAGGAAGACGATGATGACGAagacgacgatgatgatgaggatTTTGAGGATAtggatgatgatgacgacgaAGATGACgaagatgatgatgacgacgaTGAGGACGAGGATGAAGACGATGAGGATGAGGACGAGGAGGACATGGGCGGAGACTCCAAAAAGGAGGGTGAATCGCACACAAAGAAGGACAGCGACGACGAGGCATGA